The proteins below are encoded in one region of Plasmodium gaboni strain SY75 chromosome Unknown, whole genome shotgun sequence:
- a CDS encoding putative EMP1-like protein, with amino-acid sequence KKPPAIPPEIFRVLNIPQNEDAMPTQTSTNRYVPYRSAQYKGKTYIYMEGDEPDDYLRYISSSDITSSSESEYEEMDINDIYKPLGPKYKTLIEVLLKPSTNNNVQDTYTDDVKNNSDIPINKWTEEEWNELKKDFISQYLQTVQKDLPNENKSGNTFMDSQPNILPNNMEEKPFITSIQDRFLDNHEKINYDIDWNVPKHTQIYSNITHTPKDNSLYSGIDLINDYLSGKPIDIYDELLKRKENELFGTKHPKHTTTNRVVKQIYDNPILNQLDLFDKWLDRHRSNQWKNKPDMSNEEWNRQHDDNIPVENDNNTTHKMFNTNLYVKISSDMTPRSNMDISGTNTIYSDTNRYTYFDDISIDEVSPFNNRDKLLNTNLYVEISSDMTPRSNMDISGTNTIYSDTNRYTYFDDMDSIENSSDENL; translated from the coding sequence AAAAAACCCCCAGCCATACCTCCCGAGATATTTCGAGTGCTTAATATACCCCAAAATGAGGATGCAATGCCCACACAAACCTCCACCAATAGATATGTTCCATACAGAAGTGCTCAATATAAAGgaaaaacatatatttatatggAAGGAGACGAACCGGATGATTATCTTCGTTATATATCTTCTTCTGATATTACTTCTTCATCAGAAAGTGAATATGAAGAGATggatataaatgatatatataaaccACTTGGTCCTAAATATAAAACGTTGATCGAAGTACTACTAAAACCGAGcacaaataataatgtacAAGATACTTATACAGATGATGTGAAAAATAATAGTGATATACCCATCAATAAATGGACTGAGGAAGAATGgaatgaattaaaaaaggaTTTTATCTCGCAATATTTACAAACAGTACAAAAGGATTTACCTAATGAAAACAAAAGTGGAAATACTTTTATGGACTCACAACCTAATATTTTACCAAATAATATGGAAGAAAAACCTTTTATTACATCTATTCAGGATAGATTTCTTGATAATCATGAAAAAATCAATTACGATATAGATTGGAATGTTCCAAAACATACACAGATATATTCTAACATTACACATACTCCTAAGGACAATAGTTTATATAGTGGTATTGATCTAATTAACGATTATCTAAGTGGAAAACCTATTGATATTTATGATGAGTTGTTAAAAcgaaaagaaaatgaattatttgGAACAAAACATCCAAAACATACAACAACAAATAGAGTTGttaaacaaatatatgataaCCCTATACTCAACCAACTGGatttatttgataaatGGTTAGATAGACATAGATCTAACCAGTGGAAAAACAAACCGGATATGTCGAATGAGGAGTGGAATAGGCAAcatgatgataatatacCTGTGGAAAATGATAACAATACTACACATAAAATGTTTAATACTAACCTTTATGTAAAAATTAGTAGTGATATGACCCCTAGATCTAATATGGATATTAGTGGAACAAATACAATATATAGTGATACTAATAGATATACCTATTTTGATGATATATCCATTGATGAAGTCAGCCCTTTTAATAATAGAGATAAATTGTTAAATACTAACCTTTATGTAGAAATTAGTAGTGATATGACCCCTAGATCTAATATGGATATTAGTGGAACAAATACAATATATAGTGATACTAATAGATATACCTATTTTGATGATATGGATTCAATAGAAAATAGTAGTGATGAAAATTTATGA